A stretch of the Alnus glutinosa chromosome 6, dhAlnGlut1.1, whole genome shotgun sequence genome encodes the following:
- the LOC133870525 gene encoding uncharacterized protein LOC133870525 — translation MACTSKLFLLLVAMFLGFIAFVSGDATLINNVCGKSGNPVYCHKCFNMYSRSSNEDVKALGRTSLDCSSLQSINVMGLVDKLVVNTTDRALKNAYIDCELKLSSGDQRINSALKSWQNARYVDSGNQMLAAQQAVGDCIARLQKIKLSLPPVNELRTLHGFCGAAIGVLKQIH, via the coding sequence atGGCTTGCACTTCGAAATTATTCCTTCTACTTGTGGCCATGTTTTTGGGTTTCATTGCTTTTGTGAGTGGAGATGCAACACTAATTAACAATGTTTGCGGAAAATCTGGAAACCCAGTCTATTGCCACAAGTGCTTTAACATGTATAGCCGAAGCTCCAATGAGGATGTTAAAGCCCTCGGGCGCACATCCCTCGACTGTTCTAGCCTTCAGTCTATAAATGTCATGGGGCTCGTAGATAAACTGGTGGTCAATACCACAGACAGGGCCCTGAAGAATGCATACATCGATTGCGAATTGAAGCTCAGTTCTGGGGATCAACGGATAAATAGTGCACTCAAGAGTTGGCAGAATGCACGTTATGTGGACTCTGGCAATCAGATGTTGGCTGCTCAACAGGCTGTCGGTGATTGTATCGCTAGGTTGCAGAAGATCAAACTCTCTCTGCCTCCTGTAAATGAGCTACGTACACTTCATGGTTTCTGTGGGGCAGCAATTGGAGTTCTTAAACAAATTCATTAA
- the LOC133872079 gene encoding uncharacterized protein LOC133872079 isoform X1: protein MASSLRRLLSLCSSSHINRTAFSASGVREGFLGFGPSFFRGCSVIASSEQTVSKLGDEDGRQAEADTLVVDDEIAKIQHEFDAVRQGFQKIPEALKAMPKMNPEGIYVNKNLRLDDIQVYGFDYDYTLAHYSANLQSLIYDLAKEHMVNELRYPEICMEFKYDPTFPIRGLYYDRSKGCLLKLDFFGSIEPDGCYYGRRKLSRKEIIEIYGTRRIGRDQARGLVGLMDFFCFSEACLIADMVQHFVDAKLEFDASYIYQDVNHAIQHVHRSGLVHRGILADPHRYLVKNGELLRFLKMLRDKGKKLFLLTNSPYYFVDGGMRFLLEDSTGCRDSWRELFDVVIAQANKPVFYTSEHPFRCYDTENDTLAFTKVDTFLPNKIYYHGCLKSFLQITKWNGPEVIYFGDHLFSDLRGPSKAGWHTVAIIHELESEIRIQNEESYRFEQAKFHIIQELLGKLHSIVANSNRSETYKSLLEELNEERQKARSMMKRMFNRSFGATFLTDTGQESAFAYHIHQYADVYTSKAENFLFYPPEAWLHAPFDIKIMPHHVKVPSTLFKNN, encoded by the exons ATGGCCTCTTCCCTTCGAAGGCTTCTGTCTCTCTGCTCCTCTTCACACATTAac AGGACCGCATTTTCAGCTTCTGGAGTTCGAGAAGGTTTTCTTg GGTTTGGACCAAGCTTTTTTCGGGGTTGTAGCGTGATTGCTTCGTCTGAGCAAACTGTATCGAAATTGGGTGATGAAGATGGTAGGCAAGCTGAGGCAGATACCTTAGTAGTTGATGATGAGATTGCGAAAATTCAGCATGAGTTTGATGCTGTCAGACAGGGCTTTCAGAAAATTCCGGAGGCTCTGAAGGCAATGCCTAAGATGAATCCGGAAG GCATATATGTAAATAAGAACTTAAGATTGGACGACATACAAGTTTATGGCTTCGACTATGACTACACATTGGCGCACTACTCTGCAAATTTGCAGAGTTTGATTTATGATCTTGCAAAGGAACATATGGTGAATGAG CTTAGGTATCCTGAAATTTGCATGGAATTCAAATATGATCCAACTTTTCCCATTAGAGGCCTATACTATGATAGGTCAAAAGGGTGTCTTCTGAAGTTGGATTTCTTTGGGTCAATTGAGCCAGACGGGTGCTACTATGGTCGTCGCAAG CTCAGCAGGAAGGAAATAATAGAGATATATGGCACACGACGCATAGGCCGTGATCAAGCCCGTGGGCTTGTTGGTTTGATGGATTTCTTCTGCTTTAGTGAG GCCTGCCTTATTGCAGATATGGTGCAACACTTTGTTGATGCTAAGCTGGAATTTGATGCTTCCTACATCTATCAAGATGTAAATCATGCCATCCAGCATGTTCACCGAAGTGGCTTGGTTCACAGGGGAATTCTTGCTGATCCTCATAGATACCTAGTTAAGAAT GGGGAGCTACTACGCTTTCTCAAGATGCTAAGAGACAAGGGAAAAAAACTATTCTTGCTGACAAATTCTCCGTATTACTTTGTGGATGGAGGGATGCGTTTTTTGTTGGAG GATTCTACGGGTTGCAGAGACTCTTGGAGGGAACTTTTTGATGTTGTGATTGCACAAGCCAATAAGCCAGTGTTCTATACGTCTGAGCATCCATTCCG CTGTTATGACACAGAGAATGACACATTAGCTTTCACAAAGGTGGATACTTTTcttccaaataaaatatattaccaCGGATGCCTCAAATCTTTTCTCCAAATAACAAAGTGGAATGGCCCAGAG gTGATATATTTTGGGGATCATCTGTTTAGTGACCTGAGAGGTCCCTCGAAGGCTGGTTGGCACACTGTTGCAATCATCCATGAACTAGAA AGTGAAATACGTATACAAAATGAGGAAAGCTACCGTTTTGAGCAG GCAAAATTTCATATTATACAGGAACTTTTGGGTAAATTGCATTCAATTGTAGCTAATAGTAACAGAAGTGAAACATACAAGTCACTTTTGGAGGAGCTTAATGAAGAGAGGCAAAAGGCACGCAGTATGATGAAGAGAATGTTCAATAGATCCTTTGGAGCTACGTTTCTCACAGACACTGGCCAAGAATCTGCTTTTGCCTATCACATTCATCAATATGCAGATGTGTACACCAGTAAGGCGGAGAACTTCTTATTCTATCCTCCTGAAGCATGGCTTCATGCACCCTTTGATATCAAGATCATGCCACATCATGTGAAG GTTCCGTCAACCTTGTTCAAAAACAATTAG
- the LOC133872079 gene encoding uncharacterized protein LOC133872079 isoform X2 has translation MASSLRRLLSLCSSSHINRTAFSASGVREGFGPSFFRGCSVIASSEQTVSKLGDEDGRQAEADTLVVDDEIAKIQHEFDAVRQGFQKIPEALKAMPKMNPEGIYVNKNLRLDDIQVYGFDYDYTLAHYSANLQSLIYDLAKEHMVNELRYPEICMEFKYDPTFPIRGLYYDRSKGCLLKLDFFGSIEPDGCYYGRRKLSRKEIIEIYGTRRIGRDQARGLVGLMDFFCFSEACLIADMVQHFVDAKLEFDASYIYQDVNHAIQHVHRSGLVHRGILADPHRYLVKNGELLRFLKMLRDKGKKLFLLTNSPYYFVDGGMRFLLEDSTGCRDSWRELFDVVIAQANKPVFYTSEHPFRCYDTENDTLAFTKVDTFLPNKIYYHGCLKSFLQITKWNGPEVIYFGDHLFSDLRGPSKAGWHTVAIIHELESEIRIQNEESYRFEQAKFHIIQELLGKLHSIVANSNRSETYKSLLEELNEERQKARSMMKRMFNRSFGATFLTDTGQESAFAYHIHQYADVYTSKAENFLFYPPEAWLHAPFDIKIMPHHVKVPSTLFKNN, from the exons ATGGCCTCTTCCCTTCGAAGGCTTCTGTCTCTCTGCTCCTCTTCACACATTAac AGGACCGCATTTTCAGCTTCTGGAGTTCGAGAAG GGTTTGGACCAAGCTTTTTTCGGGGTTGTAGCGTGATTGCTTCGTCTGAGCAAACTGTATCGAAATTGGGTGATGAAGATGGTAGGCAAGCTGAGGCAGATACCTTAGTAGTTGATGATGAGATTGCGAAAATTCAGCATGAGTTTGATGCTGTCAGACAGGGCTTTCAGAAAATTCCGGAGGCTCTGAAGGCAATGCCTAAGATGAATCCGGAAG GCATATATGTAAATAAGAACTTAAGATTGGACGACATACAAGTTTATGGCTTCGACTATGACTACACATTGGCGCACTACTCTGCAAATTTGCAGAGTTTGATTTATGATCTTGCAAAGGAACATATGGTGAATGAG CTTAGGTATCCTGAAATTTGCATGGAATTCAAATATGATCCAACTTTTCCCATTAGAGGCCTATACTATGATAGGTCAAAAGGGTGTCTTCTGAAGTTGGATTTCTTTGGGTCAATTGAGCCAGACGGGTGCTACTATGGTCGTCGCAAG CTCAGCAGGAAGGAAATAATAGAGATATATGGCACACGACGCATAGGCCGTGATCAAGCCCGTGGGCTTGTTGGTTTGATGGATTTCTTCTGCTTTAGTGAG GCCTGCCTTATTGCAGATATGGTGCAACACTTTGTTGATGCTAAGCTGGAATTTGATGCTTCCTACATCTATCAAGATGTAAATCATGCCATCCAGCATGTTCACCGAAGTGGCTTGGTTCACAGGGGAATTCTTGCTGATCCTCATAGATACCTAGTTAAGAAT GGGGAGCTACTACGCTTTCTCAAGATGCTAAGAGACAAGGGAAAAAAACTATTCTTGCTGACAAATTCTCCGTATTACTTTGTGGATGGAGGGATGCGTTTTTTGTTGGAG GATTCTACGGGTTGCAGAGACTCTTGGAGGGAACTTTTTGATGTTGTGATTGCACAAGCCAATAAGCCAGTGTTCTATACGTCTGAGCATCCATTCCG CTGTTATGACACAGAGAATGACACATTAGCTTTCACAAAGGTGGATACTTTTcttccaaataaaatatattaccaCGGATGCCTCAAATCTTTTCTCCAAATAACAAAGTGGAATGGCCCAGAG gTGATATATTTTGGGGATCATCTGTTTAGTGACCTGAGAGGTCCCTCGAAGGCTGGTTGGCACACTGTTGCAATCATCCATGAACTAGAA AGTGAAATACGTATACAAAATGAGGAAAGCTACCGTTTTGAGCAG GCAAAATTTCATATTATACAGGAACTTTTGGGTAAATTGCATTCAATTGTAGCTAATAGTAACAGAAGTGAAACATACAAGTCACTTTTGGAGGAGCTTAATGAAGAGAGGCAAAAGGCACGCAGTATGATGAAGAGAATGTTCAATAGATCCTTTGGAGCTACGTTTCTCACAGACACTGGCCAAGAATCTGCTTTTGCCTATCACATTCATCAATATGCAGATGTGTACACCAGTAAGGCGGAGAACTTCTTATTCTATCCTCCTGAAGCATGGCTTCATGCACCCTTTGATATCAAGATCATGCCACATCATGTGAAG GTTCCGTCAACCTTGTTCAAAAACAATTAG
- the LOC133870849 gene encoding cinnamoyl-CoA reductase-like SNL6, which produces MDHEKTTVCVLDASTYVGFWILKGLLSRGYRVHAAIQKQGETEIQKIIRNMERVEERLEVFSVDVLDYHSILVALKGCSALFCCLDGSSDGYDDKSVDLEVRGAINVVEACAQTENVEKIVFTSSLTAAIWRENICADEDVDERSWSDQQFCRKMKLWYALAKTQSEQAAWALAMDRVLNMVSINAGLVVGPSVTQHNPVSTMSYLQGAAQMYENGVLAFVDVSFLVDVHIRAFEDHSTCGRYFCFDRTVHTEDEALKLAQTLTPLISLPPRYECQGSEVYAERLTTKKLNKLIEGTAC; this is translated from the exons ATGGATCACGAAAAGACCACAGTTTGTGTTCTTGATGCGTCAACCTATGTGGGTTTTTGGATTCTCAAAGGATTATTGAGCAGAGGGTATAGAGTTCATGCAGCTATCCAAAAACAGG GGGAGACAGAGATACAGAAGATAATCAGGAACATGGAAAGAGTGGAGGAGAGATTGGAGGTGTTTTCTGTAGATGTTTTGGATTATCATAGCATTCTTGTAGCTTTGAAGGGGTGCTCTGCTTTGTTCTGCTGTTTGGATGGTTCATCAGATGGATACGat GATAAAAGTGTGGATTTGGAGGTGAGAGGAGCAATCAATGTAGTGGAAGCATGTGCTCAAACAGAGAATGTTGAGAAGATTGTGTTCACTTCTTCTTTAACTGCAGCAATTTGGAGAGAGAACATTTGTGCAGACGAGGATGTAGATGAGAGGTCATGGAGTGATCAACAATTCTGCAGGAAAATGAAG TTGTGGTATGCCCTAGCAAAGACACAGTCGGAGCAGGCTGCATGGGCTCTAGCCATGGATCGCGTGCTCAACATGGTTTCCATAAATGCTGGACTGGTGGTTGGACCCTCTGTCACTCAACACAATCCCGTCTCAACAATGTCATATCTTCAag GAGCGGCTCAAATGTATGAAAATGGAGTCTTGGCGTTCGTTGATGTGAGCTTTCTAGTCGACGTTCATATTCGTGCCTTTGAGGATCACTCCACATGCGGCCGCTATTTCTGCTTCGATCGGACTGTTCACACTGAAGATGAAGCTCTTAAACTTGCTCAAACCTTAACCCCTTTAATCTCCTTACCACCTAG GTATGAATGCCAAGGAAGTGAGGTTTATGCTGAGAGGTTGACGACCAAGAAGTTGAACAAGCTTATAGAGGGCACCGCTTGTTAG